Proteins co-encoded in one Gossypium arboreum isolate Shixiya-1 chromosome 11, ASM2569848v2, whole genome shotgun sequence genomic window:
- the LOC108472629 gene encoding AT-hook motif nuclear-localized protein 19-like, which yields MANLWWAGQVGLQGMETSATSSSPMKKPDLGISMANNGETGSGGTGEEEEDKEHSDEPREGAVEVSTRRPRGRPAGSKNKPKPPIFVTRDSPNALRSHVMEIANGSDVAETLAQFARRRQRGVSVLSGSGTVTNVTLRQPSAPGAVIALHGRFEILSLTGAFLPGPAPPGSTGLTIYLAGGQGQVVGGSVVGSLMASGPVMVIAATFSNATYERLPLEEEEEGAGGAQGQLGGGGGGSGGSPPGIGSGSGSGGHQQGGIGGGGGDAPGLQVYNNLPPNLVPNGGQLNHEAYGWAHGGRPPYQ from the coding sequence ATGGCTAATCTATGGTGGGCGGGGCAAGTAGGGCTACAGGGAATGGAAACATCAGCTACTTCATCATCTCCAATGAAGAAACCAGATCTGGGTATATCCATGGCAAACAATGGAGAAACGGGCAGTGGAGGAAccggagaagaagaagaagacaaaGAGCATAGCGATGAACCCAGAGAAGGTGCCGTAGAAGTCTCCACTCGTCGTCCCCGAGGTCGACCAGCAGGCTCCAAAAACAAGCCCAAACCACCTATCTTTGTCACCAGGGATAGCCCTAATGCACTGAGGAGTCACGTTATGGAAATAGCTAATGGTTCTGATGTAGCTGAAACCCTAGCTCAGTTTGCAAGGAGGAGACAAAGAGGGGTTTCAGTTCTTAGTGGGAGTGGAACCGTCACTAACGTTACACTCAGACAACCTTCAGCTCCTGGTGCAGTGATAGCTCTTCATGGTAGGTTCGAGATTTTGTCTTTAACTGGTGCGTTTCTGCCTGGTCCAGCTCCTCCAGGGTCAACCGGGTTAACTATATACCTAGCCGGTGGTCAAGGACAGGTTGTTGGAGGTAGTGTAGTAGGGTCACTGATGGCATCAGGGCCTGTCATGGTTATAGCAGCAACGTTTTCTAACGCTACATATGAGAGGCTGCCTTtggaggaggaagaagaaggagcTGGTGGAGCTCAAGGTCAgcttggtggtggtggtggtggaagCGGTGGATCCCCACCAGGGATTGGAAGTGGAAGTGGAAGTGGAGGACATCAACAAGGCGGAATAGGTGGCGGTGGTGGTGATGCTCCAGGGTTGCAAGTTTATAATAATTTGCCACCAAATTTGGTTCCTAACGGTGGACAGTTGAACCATGAGGCTTATGGTTGGGCACATGGTGGAAGGCCACCATATCAGTAA